The genomic region CTGGAAGCCCGCGACCGGGTGGCCGCCCTGACCGCGGACGGCATTCCCGCGCACACCCTCTACCAAGGGCAGCCGGTGTACAGCAGTCCCGCGATCCGGGCCGGGCGCACCCCCTGGGGCACGCGGTGGGGCACTCCTGCCCGCTGCCGGGACAGCGAGGGCCTGCTGGGCCGTTCGGTGACGATCAGCCTGGGCGCCACCATGACCGCGGCGGACGTGCGCGCGGTGATCACCGCCCTGCGCGGCTGAACCGGCCCGGCACCCCGGAGACCGGGGCGCCGGACACAGGTCCTAGGCAGGCAGCGCCCACATCGGGTTGGTGTAGAACCACAGGTCCTCCCACGGGTCGGCGTCCCCGGCCACGTCCATCGCCGGACCGGCCGGATCCACCGCCGCACCACCCAGCCCCACCGCGACCCGCTTGCCGTCGGTGCCCCGCAGCCGCAGGTAGAACGGAGAGTCCAAGCGCCCCAAGGGATGCGTGAACCGCACCGTGCCCGCGGACGCGGTGACCGCGAAGGAGCGCACCACCTTGGTCCTCGGCGCGCTGAAGGTGTCCCGGTCGGCGACCGGGCCGGTCACCGCGCCCTGGATGAGGTCCACCCTGGCCAGCTTCGGCACGAACTGCGCCCAGTTCGGCAACCGCGCCAGGTCCACCTCGATCACCAGCTCCAGCGCGGTGCCCCGCTTCGCCCGCAGCACCCCGCCCAGCGTGACGCTGTCCTGCGCCCACCGGTCCGCGGTGCGCAGCCGGATGTCCAGCCCGGCCACCAGCGCGCCGTGGTCCACCCAGACCCGCCCGGCCCGGATCCCGGCCATCACCGCGCGGTAGGAGTGCCCGTCGGCGCCGACGTGCGTGCGGGTGTAGGCGCCGGGCCAGAAGTCGGCGTTGGTGAGGTCGGGCACCGGCCCGTGCACGGCGTCGGCCAGCTTGCCGTCCCGGTCGAAGTTGGAGCCGGGGCCGGTGACGGCGGTGTCGCCGTAGACGGCGTGCGAGTCGGAGTTCGCGGTGACCCACCACGGCCTGCCCTCGGCGAGCAGGCTGTCCCACAACCCGCCCACGGTGGCGGTCATCCAGTCGAAGCCGCCGAAGGTCCGGTAGCTCGCCGGCGGGTAGGCGGGGAAGGAGTCCGGGCCCGGCTCCATGAAGTAGTAGCCGCGGGAGAGCCCGGCCCCGTGCGGCTTGGCGATGCCCGCGGCCTGGTGCCCCGGCGCGGCCTCCATGCCCACCGCGATGTGCGGCTGGGCGTCCCGCCAGTTGCGGATCTCGTGCGGGGTGTCGATGCCCTGCCGGGCCGGGTGGTTGGCCAGGAACAGCACGTCCTCGATCCGCCTGCGCCGCAACGCCTCGGCCAGGAAGTCGATGCCCGCGATGGCCAGCGCCTCGTTGGCGGGGGTGTTGCCCAGGGCGTTGCGCACGATGCCGTCGAAGGAGCCCTCGAACTCCTTGAGCACCCGCACCTCCTCCCGTCCGGGGTGGACGAACACGGTGCCGTGCTCGGCGGCCGGGATGTTCCACTCCAGGCCCTGGAACACCAGCGCGTCCGGCACGTCCCGGCGCGCGGCCACGATCTCCGGGTTGACCCGCTCCACCCCGATCCGGGCGTGCGTCGGGCCGCCGTGGTCGGTGATCACCATCCAGTCCAGCCCGTGCGCCGCGCCCTGCCGCACGTGGTCGATCACCCGGTAACGACCGTCCAAGCTGTACTGGGTGTGGATGTGGTGGTCCCCGGCCAGCCACCGGTAACCCCCGCGCGGCGGCGGCGCCGCGTTGGCCGCCGCCGCGAGGACCCCTGGCGCGACCGCGAGTCCGGCACCCAGCAGCCCGGCCCGGCGCAGCATCGCCCGGCGGGACAACCCGTCCGGTGGCAACGCCTCGTCCGGCACCGCGCTGTCGAGTGCCTCAGGTAGGGGATGGTCATGGGCATGATGGTGGTGCAGATGATGATGGTCCACAGCCGGTGGATCGGGGCCGTTCGAAGCGGGGCTGGATCGCCCACCCCGGTGACTCCGCCGTCGCCCGTTCGTGCCGGGTGTCAGCCCAGGTCGCGCCGGGCGCGGCGAGGTACCCAGGCAGATAGTTCAGCCTTCGCGACTGCGGAGAACTCCTACCGGAGTCAACGGCTGGGCCCTGGTCCCGCGGTGACCGGTATGCCGACCGACCGGTAGCCCGGACCGACCTGGTTGTCGCGGTAGAACTTCACGCCGGTGGAGGCCGAGGTGGCCTCCACGACCCGCGTCGAGGAGCCGACGAACCGGTTGCGGGTGATGAACACCTGGTCCGGACCGTCCACCTTGATGGCCTGGTTCCAGCTGTCGCCGACCTCGTTGTCCGCGATGATCCAGTTCCGCATGCCGTCGGTGTTGCCGCCGGAGTTCCCGCCACGGCCGTAGTCCTCGGCCATCAGGAACTGGTGGATGCTGGGGATGCTGTGGTCGCGGTCCGGGTTCGCCGGGCCGATGGCCTTGTTGCCGCGGATCTGCACGTCGTCACTGGCGATGGGGTGCGAGCTGGACACCCAGGTCTGGATGAAGTCGGTGTGGCTGTCGCCGGGGTCGCCGGTGACGAAGTTGACCGCGGTGTTGTAGAGGATCTTGTGGCCGTCGCCGAAGAAGGTGATGGCGTTGAGGTCGCCGGGGCCCCTGACGCCCTTGATGTCGTTGTTCTGGATGGTGACATCGGTGTTGTTGTCGGAGTAGATGCCGTACTGCTGCCTGGCGTCCACCCGGCAGTTCTGCAGCACCACGTGGTCGGCCGCGATCAGCACACCGCCACGGATGGTGTTGCCCTGGCAGTCGTGGACCTTGGGCGCGGCCGCGGTGCCACCGGAGCTGATCTTGTACCGGGAATCCTGGTTCGGCACCAGGACCGCGCCCGCCGGAGTGGCCACCCCGCCGACGCCGAGGGTCTGCTTGGGCGGCGGCTGGGTGCCGGTCGAGCCGGACACGGTCGCCTCGGTGATGCTCGTCCACTTGGCCGAGTCGGCGGAGTTGTTGCCGTGCCCGACGATCCGCAGGTAGCGGGCAGGCCCGTCAGCGAAGTCGTGGTTCTCCAGGCCGAGGGTGCTGCCGCTGCTGGTCGTCCGGGACAGCACGGTCGACCACGCCGAGCCGTCCTCGGACAGTTGGACGTCGAAGCTCGCCCGCCGGCGGTCCCCGTCGTGCCAGGCCAGCGACACCGAGTCGACGGTGACGACCGAACCGAGGTCGAAGCGGATCCAGACCCCGTCCCCGGCGGCGGACCACCGGGTGGACAGGTCGCCGTCGATCGCGCCGGCCGGTCCGTTGCCGTCGTGGGTGTCGGCGGTCGCGGCGAGGATGGGCAACGTCGCCGCCGGGGGTGGGCCGTGCAGCGCCATCGAGCCGAGTGCCGCGAACATGCCCAGTGCGGCGGTCAGCATGCGTTTCACCGAAACACCTTCCTGTCCTTCGCCGGAGGTGAGCTCCTGGGGTAGTTGCTAGCGGACCGGGCCCGGGACCGGTCCCCTCAGCGGGCGGGCGCCATCGGCACCTGGCCGACCGCCCGGCCCTCGCGATTGAGCAACCGGCCCATCCGCTTCGGGATCCGCAGGCTGAGGTTGCGCTCCCCGACGGTCACCGCGGGCGCGGCCAGCCGCATCCTGGCCTCGAAGTCCGCGCAGTCGCCGGTGCCGTGCAGCCAGGCGGCCAGCAGCAGGTTGTGATCGCCGATCACCGCGCTGCACAGCCGGGTCTCGGGCAGCGCGGCCAGTGCGCGGGCGGACTCGGCGAGCTGGTCGGCCGGGACGGTGATCCGGTACATCGCGGTGACCGGCCAGCCGGCCAGCGTATTGGCGATGTCGCAGCGGAAGTCCAGTTCCCGGTGCCGCAGGATGCGCTGCAGCCGCCTGCGCACGGTGGCGTTGCCCGCGCCGCAGCGCTGGGCCAGCTCGGCGGCGCTGCGCCGGGGCTCGATGGTCAGCTCGCGCACCAGGTCCGCGTCCAGCTTGCGCCACGGGGTGCTGGTGGACGGGTGGGGGAGTGGCGCGGGGGCCGGTAGCCGGGCGCGCTGGTCCGGGGTGAGGGCGCGGGCCAGCCAGTCGCCGCCTTCCCGGTACACCTGGGACACCACGGTCAGCCGCAGCGACAGCACCCCGTCCAGCGCGCCGATCCGGCTGGTCACCAGGGTGTCCAGGGCGGCCAGGTCCACCGCGTCCACGCCGAGGAACAGCTGGTGGCGGCCGGTGGTGTGCTCGACGCTGAACACCGGCGGCCAGGAGCACAGCTCGGCGCTGAGCGCGGCGATCCGGTCCGGGCGGCAGGCCAGGTCCAGGTAGCCGATGGTCAGCGTCGGTGGCGGCACGTAGGCGGTCAGCCAGGCCAGCCCGCCGGCCCGCAACCGCTCCCAGCGGCGGGCCGCGGTGCGCGCGTCCACCCCGATCGCCGCGCCGAGCACCGCCCACGGGGCCCGGGGCGCGAGCTGCAACGCCTCGACGAGCATGAGGTCGGATTCGCCCAGCGGAGTCGGCACCCGGGCAGTGTGCCGCCATCCGGCCGGTGCCGGACACCGGCGTTGGTCGGGGCGGTGCTGAGCGCTTTCCGGCATCACCCGGACCGGAATTGGCGCAATGGCGCAAACCCGGTGGTCACTGTGGCCGGTGCCGCATTGTCGTACTCGTCAGTAGACCTGGTGGAAGGACGGTGCGGTGATGGCGACCTCCGGGCGTGCGGCCGAGCTGGCCGCGCTCACCTCGGCACTGCGGGCCACCCCCTCCCTGGTGCTGGTCAGCGGAGAGGCGGGCATCGGCAAGACGCACCTGATCAGCGCCGCGCTCGCGGAACTGGACCGGCGCTCGGTCGCCGTGGTGCTCGGCCGCTGCCAGCCGGGCACGCCGTTCCGCTACGGCGTGCTGGTCGAGGGACTGCGCTCCTGCCTGCGGGAACGGCCGCGGCCCTCGATGTTCGGCTCCGCCGCCGCGGGCGCGCTCGCCGTGCTCCTGCCGGAGCTGGCCGACCGCCTGCCACCACCGCCGGACCGCGCCGATCCGGCCGAGCTGGCGCACCTGGTGTGCCGGGGGGTGCGCGATGTGCTGGCCGCCCTCGGCCGGGTGGTGCTGGTCGCCGAGGACGTGCAGTGGGCCGATCCGGACTCCCGCACCGTACTCCGGCACCTGCTGGCCGCGCCGCCGCCCGGCCTGTCGGTGGTGCTGAGCCACCGGCCGGCCGAACTGCCCCAGCCGCTGGTCCGCCCCGCGCCGGGGACCACGGTGCTGCGGATCGCGGTGGGACCGCTGGCCGAGCCGGAGGTGGCGAAGCTGGTCCAGGACCGCCTCGGCCCGGCCGCCGGCCTGGCCGGTGAGCTGGCCGCGCACACCGCGGGCATCCCGGCGGTGCTGACCGAGGCGCTCACCGAGCTCGCGCGCACCGGCTGGCCACCCGCCGACGGCCGCACCGCCGCCGAACTGCTCGGCGCGCTGGAACTGCCAGGGGTGCGCGAGCAGCTGGACGCGGCCCTGCACGCCGTGCCCCGGCACGCCCGGCTGGTCGCCGAGGCCGCGGCCGTGCTGGCCGGGCCGGCCACCGCCGAGGACCTCGGTTCGGTCGCGGGCCTGCCCGTGGGCCGGGCCAGGGCGGGGGTGGCCGCGCTGCTGGCCGCCGGGGTGCTGCGCGAGGAGTCCGCCTGCCACTACACCCTGCGGCACCCGCTGGCCCGGCGCGCGGTGTACCGGTCGCTGGCCGGGCCACACCGGCAGGAGCTGCACCGCAGGGCGATCCGCCTGCTGGCGCGGGCCGATCCGCTACCGCTGCGGCGGCTGACCGAACACAGCGGGCAGGCGGGGGAGTCCGCGCTGGCGCTGCGCTACGGACGGGAGCTCATCGAGGCGGCCCAGCGGGTGGGTGACCTGAGCACGGCGATCGAGGTGCTCACCACCCTGCTGGCGGCCGATCTCGGCGGCGCCGACCGCGCGGGCCTGGTGCGGTCCCTGTGCCGGCTCGCTCCGGCGGGCACCCACCAGCGGCAGGCGGCTGCGACGGTGCGGCGGCTGCTGGCCGACCCCTGCCTGTCCGAGGAGCTGCGCGCGGAGGTGCGGCTGTGCCACGGGCTGCTGCTGGTCCGCCAGGCCGAGGGCATCGAGAGCGGCCGGACCCAGCTGACGGCCGCGGTCCGGGACCTGGACCACGGCGGCGCGCGACTGCGCGGGATGTCCCTGCTCGCCCTGCCCTGGCTGGGCGCCACCCCGGTCGCCGAGCACCGGGCCTGGGTGCGGCGGGTCGAACGGGACACCCCGGCCGCCACCGAGCCGGAGCTGCGCCTGGGCCTGCTGGCCAACACCCTGGCCTGCCGGGTGCACCTGGGCGAGCTCGACACCGAGAGCGCCGTGGCGGCCGCGCCCGAGCACGCCACCGAGGCCGGGGCGCGCAGGCAGCTGGCCCGGCTGCACGTCAACCTCGCCGACGCCTTCTCCTGGACCGGCGCGAACGCCGCCGCGCGCCGGGCGCTCAACCGCTCCCGGCACCTGACCACCGGGCTCGGCGCGTGCTATACCGCCGGTTCGGCCGAGGCGACCCGGTTGCGGCTGGACTGGGCCGAGGGCCACTGGCACGACCTGGACGCCCGCGCGGCCGACCTGCTGGCCGCGCACCCCGAGGTGTACCCGATGGCCAGCGAGGCCTGGCTGGTGCGCGCCTGGCTGGCGGTGGCCCGCGGCGACTGGCACGAGGCCGAGCGCTGCTTCCAGGCCACCCGCTGCGCCGAGGCGGCCAACGCGGTGTTCCCGGTGCTGCTGGGCGTGGCCGGCGGCACCATCCGGATGCTGCTGGAACAGGAGCGCCTCGCCGAAGCCTGCGCGCAGGCCGACCGGGCCGCGGCACAGTTGCGCGCCAAGGGCGGCTGGACCTGGGCGGGGGAGTTCGTGCCGCACGCGGTGGAGGCCTACTGCGCGCAGGGCCGGACCGGGGACGCGGCCGCGCTCACCGCCGACCTCGGCCGCGCCGTGCGGGCCCGGCACGCCCCGCTCGCCCAGGCCTCGGTGCTGGCCTGCCAGGCCCACCTGGCCCGGGCCCGCGGCGACCTGGCCGGCGCGGCCGAGCAGTTCGAGCGCGCCCGGCGGCGGCACGCCGAGCTCGGCTTCGCCTACCGCGCCGACCGCCTGGCCGAGCTCGCCCTGACCACCGGCCCGCCCGCCGATCCCGCCCACCTGGTCGGCCTGGTCGGCCGCTACGAGCGGGCAGGCGCGGCCAGGGATGCCGCCCGGTGCCGGGACCACCTGCGCCGCAACGGGATCCGCACCCCGGCGCACCGGTCGGGGCGGGGCTACGGTGACGCGATGTCCCCACGCGAACAGGAGATCGCCCGGCTGGTGGTGGCGGGCCACACCAACCGGGAGATCGCCGAGATCCTGTTCCTGTCCCGCCGGACGGTGGAGGAGCACGTGGGCAAGCTGCTGCGCAAGCACAACGTCCGCTCCCGCCACGACCTCCAGCTACCGGGCGCTCAGCTGGCCATGGCCTCGAAGCTGTCCGGCGCGTAGGCCCGGACGCGGATCACCCGGTCCCGGCGAGGCGCCTGGTGGGCCGCCTTTCCCTGCTACGGGCGGCCCACCAGGCCGGTGCCTCGGAGATCCGGTCAGAACGTGATGGCGAAGCCCTCGATCGTGCCCGCGTCGAAGCGGTACACGTCCCGGGCGCTCAGCTTCCACGTGCCGTTGGCGTTCTCCGAGGAGGCGTCCACGGTGAAGCTCTGGTGCACCCCGCCGGCGGAGCCGATCCCGCCGGAGTCCTTGAGCCGGTAGGACTTCCCGCTGGGGCCGATCAGGTCGAGCACCAGGTCCGCGGTGTAGGCGTGGCTGATGTCCACCTTGACCGGCAGCGT from Crossiella sp. CA-258035 harbors:
- a CDS encoding PHP domain-containing protein — protein: MPDEALPPDGLSRRAMLRRAGLLGAGLAVAPGVLAAAANAAPPPRGGYRWLAGDHHIHTQYSLDGRYRVIDHVRQGAAHGLDWMVITDHGGPTHARIGVERVNPEIVAARRDVPDALVFQGLEWNIPAAEHGTVFVHPGREEVRVLKEFEGSFDGIVRNALGNTPANEALAIAGIDFLAEALRRRRIEDVLFLANHPARQGIDTPHEIRNWRDAQPHIAVGMEAAPGHQAAGIAKPHGAGLSRGYYFMEPGPDSFPAYPPASYRTFGGFDWMTATVGGLWDSLLAEGRPWWVTANSDSHAVYGDTAVTGPGSNFDRDGKLADAVHGPVPDLTNADFWPGAYTRTHVGADGHSYRAVMAGIRAGRVWVDHGALVAGLDIRLRTADRWAQDSVTLGGVLRAKRGTALELVIEVDLARLPNWAQFVPKLARVDLIQGAVTGPVADRDTFSAPRTKVVRSFAVTASAGTVRFTHPLGRLDSPFYLRLRGTDGKRVAVGLGGAAVDPAGPAMDVAGDADPWEDLWFYTNPMWALPA
- a CDS encoding discoidin domain-containing protein, which encodes MLTAALGMFAALGSMALHGPPPAATLPILAATADTHDGNGPAGAIDGDLSTRWSAAGDGVWIRFDLGSVVTVDSVSLAWHDGDRRRASFDVQLSEDGSAWSTVLSRTTSSGSTLGLENHDFADGPARYLRIVGHGNNSADSAKWTSITEATVSGSTGTQPPPKQTLGVGGVATPAGAVLVPNQDSRYKISSGGTAAAPKVHDCQGNTIRGGVLIAADHVVLQNCRVDARQQYGIYSDNNTDVTIQNNDIKGVRGPGDLNAITFFGDGHKILYNTAVNFVTGDPGDSHTDFIQTWVSSSHPIASDDVQIRGNKAIGPANPDRDHSIPSIHQFLMAEDYGRGGNSGGNTDGMRNWIIADNEVGDSWNQAIKVDGPDQVFITRNRFVGSSTRVVEATSASTGVKFYRDNQVGPGYRSVGIPVTAGPGPSR
- a CDS encoding Lrp/AsnC family transcriptional regulator; translated protein: MPTPLGESDLMLVEALQLAPRAPWAVLGAAIGVDARTAARRWERLRAGGLAWLTAYVPPPTLTIGYLDLACRPDRIAALSAELCSWPPVFSVEHTTGRHQLFLGVDAVDLAALDTLVTSRIGALDGVLSLRLTVVSQVYREGGDWLARALTPDQRARLPAPAPLPHPSTSTPWRKLDADLVRELTIEPRRSAAELAQRCGAGNATVRRRLQRILRHRELDFRCDIANTLAGWPVTAMYRITVPADQLAESARALAALPETRLCSAVIGDHNLLLAAWLHGTGDCADFEARMRLAAPAVTVGERNLSLRIPKRMGRLLNREGRAVGQVPMAPAR
- a CDS encoding AAA family ATPase, producing MATSGRAAELAALTSALRATPSLVLVSGEAGIGKTHLISAALAELDRRSVAVVLGRCQPGTPFRYGVLVEGLRSCLRERPRPSMFGSAAAGALAVLLPELADRLPPPPDRADPAELAHLVCRGVRDVLAALGRVVLVAEDVQWADPDSRTVLRHLLAAPPPGLSVVLSHRPAELPQPLVRPAPGTTVLRIAVGPLAEPEVAKLVQDRLGPAAGLAGELAAHTAGIPAVLTEALTELARTGWPPADGRTAAELLGALELPGVREQLDAALHAVPRHARLVAEAAAVLAGPATAEDLGSVAGLPVGRARAGVAALLAAGVLREESACHYTLRHPLARRAVYRSLAGPHRQELHRRAIRLLARADPLPLRRLTEHSGQAGESALALRYGRELIEAAQRVGDLSTAIEVLTTLLAADLGGADRAGLVRSLCRLAPAGTHQRQAAATVRRLLADPCLSEELRAEVRLCHGLLLVRQAEGIESGRTQLTAAVRDLDHGGARLRGMSLLALPWLGATPVAEHRAWVRRVERDTPAATEPELRLGLLANTLACRVHLGELDTESAVAAAPEHATEAGARRQLARLHVNLADAFSWTGANAAARRALNRSRHLTTGLGACYTAGSAEATRLRLDWAEGHWHDLDARAADLLAAHPEVYPMASEAWLVRAWLAVARGDWHEAERCFQATRCAEAANAVFPVLLGVAGGTIRMLLEQERLAEACAQADRAAAQLRAKGGWTWAGEFVPHAVEAYCAQGRTGDAAALTADLGRAVRARHAPLAQASVLACQAHLARARGDLAGAAEQFERARRRHAELGFAYRADRLAELALTTGPPADPAHLVGLVGRYERAGAARDAARCRDHLRRNGIRTPAHRSGRGYGDAMSPREQEIARLVVAGHTNREIAEILFLSRRTVEEHVGKLLRKHNVRSRHDLQLPGAQLAMASKLSGA